The Catharus ustulatus isolate bCatUst1 chromosome 17, bCatUst1.pri.v2, whole genome shotgun sequence genome includes the window CAGTGCAAATGGAGGCTTGTCctgctgtcacacacactcagaaATCCATGATGCACACACTGAATGACTCCCCATGCCAGCTGAGAGGTGAGGAATTCTGCTTGGCTTTGGGAGCAGCGTggcacagagggatggagcattcTGGAGTGAGCACTGCCAGGACAaacacagacactgctgggatgggaagggcccagctctcctgggaacAGCTTTAATTGTGGGtgctgaaaacagcaggaaatgcagagcccagcccaggaaggTGCTTTGCCTTTGGGTCCTGTCCTCACCCTGGACACAGCCTCAGGCTGCCAGGGAGCCTTGCAAGATGGGCTCCTGCTCACCTGGACAAACAACATTGCCAAGGGCATTTTGTGCCCAGAAatcacagcctggctgcactCATGGGCCCCACAAAGCTGGCAGGAACTGCTGGGGCTTCTGCACAAAGCAGAGGTTGCTGCAGATGGAGGGAACATCTGCTCCCCACCACGGGACTGACAGCTGGCTGGTTTAATTTCTGCTCCTAGACATCACTGAAAATTTAGGGGAGAAAACAAGATCTTTAAAACATTGCCTGTGCAACTTGGTGGGCAAATCCCCAGCTATTCATTCACTTAAAACTTCTGCACTGAATGCTGTCCTTGTAAAATTGTCACCTGGAGGTTAAAATTGAGAAGCGTTGCCTCTTGGTATTGAATTATGGGTGCAGGACAATAATTCTGCAGGCTCAGAATGAAAATGGGAGAGATTTGTGACTTTTTTAAGCTAACAAACGTGCAACAGGAGCCTCAAACCTTAACATAAGTGATATTGCACTTGATTCCAAAGTCTTTCTGCAAAAATATGAGGTGGGGAGAGTTCAGACACCAGCAAGTGCTTTTTAAAGATCAAACTAAGAAAATCGCACCACAGAAATACAGGAGGAAAGAAGTGCAAGCAAAATCTACCTTATGCTTGCCTGCTCACGTGTGATAAATGAAAATCTCAGTCCTGCCGAGGTTCCACGGGTACAACCCCAGTTAAAACCAGTCCTGGTGGCTTCTCAAAGCTGCACGGAGCGTGTTCGAGCATCCTGCCCAACCCAAAACCCCGCAGGGCAGGTCCGGAGCGGGCAGAAAGTTTTAGCGGGTGAAAAGCCCGTTTTGCAGATGGATTTCCCGGCGGATCCAGCGTGCCCGGTATCTGCAGAGGGCGCCACAAGTTTGGGATGTGCCGGGATGCggctccaggtgctccagctGTCACTCACTAAGGTGCTCGCTCTCCAATGGCCAATGCTCTGCTCGCAGGGTGAGGTAGGagttggttttttctttctggcatCTATAAATCCCTTCGTTCTCGTCTCCTTTCTTGCCACTGAAATAGCAGCAGATGCTTGGCTGAGCTGCAGCGTGCTGTGACCGAGCTGCCGTGGCAGACGGGAGAGCTCCCTGCTCTTCATCgccaggagagctgagcccagccatGTCCTGCTGCCGATTCCTCCCTGCAGAGAAAACTGCTTGCTGCCCGCAGGCTTTGGAGCTGACTTTCTTCTGAAGGAAAGAATTGCATGCCAGCCTGGCATAAAACTCGCTGTGAATGCAGGTTGTTTGATGTTTGCACTTGTAAAAGTGACCAAAGTCCTGCTTGGTTCcaccaagcacagcagcagctcggAAGGACTcgttttcctttctccttttttttctttctcttttcaacCTGTGCTCTCTCAGGTGCACAAGCACAGGTGAGCTCGGCTCCTTTGCTGGCAATGAACACCACACACTTTGCATTCTCCTTTCAGCCCGTGCTGCTCAACGCCACCGACGACTTCAACGACTCCGTCCCCAACAACCGCAGCGGCGACGGGTTTTGCGAGCAGGTCTTCATCAAAGCCGAGGTCTTCTTGACCCTGGGGATCATCAGCCTGCTGGAGAACATCCTTGTcatcctggcagtgctgaagAACGGCAACCTGCACTCCCCCATGTATTTCTTCctgtgcagcctggctgtggcagatATGTTGGTGAGCATGTCCAACGCGCTGGAGACCGTCATGATCGCCATCCTCAGCAACGGCTACCTGGTCATCGACGACCGCTTCATCCAGCACATGGACAATGTGTTTGACTCAATGATTTGCATTTCTCTGGTAGCCTCCATTTGCAACCTCCTGGCCATAGCCATCGACAGGTACATCACTATTTTCTATGCCCTCCGTTACCACAGCATCATGACGGTGAAGAAAGCCCTGACCCTCATTGTGCTCATTTGGGTGGCTTGCATCATCTGTGGCATCATTTTCATTGCCTACTCGGAGAGCAAAACTGTCATTGTGTGTCTCATCACCATGTTCTTCACCATGCTGCTGCTCATGGCCTCGCTGTACGTGCACATGTTCCTGTTTGCCCGCCTGCACGTCAAGCGCATCGCGGCGCTGCCCGTCGAGGGCGTGCCCCCCCAGCGCACCTGCATGAAGGGGGCTGTCACCATCACCATCCTCCTGGGGGTCTTCATCGTCTGCTGGGCGCCTTTCTTCCTCcacctcatcctcatcatccccATAAAATgtgagtttaatttttttcaggtaatatgagttaattttttaattaattcagtattttgaaTGCATAATGGGagaatccattaaaaaataataataaaagcagGAACTTGGAGGCAGAGAAAGTACATTACAGTGAAGAAGTTGGCTCATGAGGTCTGATTGatggaaatgtcattttttgcttcttttcttattcttcacattttttgtATATCTGCAAAGGACAGTGGCGGCTTTATGCACAAAGCAAATCAGTAATTAGCAATGGAGCTATTAGCAATTCCCTTGATTGAtaatgcaggagctgctcagctgctgaattctgaacaataaaaatgtttccagcagctctgtgcctctgACAGTGGCTCATGGTCAGCACCAAGGAAAGGAACAGTCcatctttataaaaataataattcttcaTCTGCCTGAGCAGTTTCCTTTGAGCTCCTCGCTGTGAGCAGCAAACAGCAACCAaggaaatcatggaatcacagaatgcccTGGGTTGGAATAGAAATGtgaagctcatctcattccatcccctgccatgggactcctgccaccatcccagggctccaacctggccttgaacaattccaggaaAAGCCAAAGCACCAATTcacaatttaattaatttttcagctgtttaaaACTCGTTTCATGCAGAAGTCTCGCCCTCTGAACCTCCCTGCTGGTCTCACCTTGTTAATTCTGAAGGCAAGAAGTTAAACCCAGATTATTGCAGCCCCACAGATCTGCTCCTCTGAGACACAAGGTGGCACCAGAAACTGCCTTTAATTTCAGCCTGTGAAAACTGGGCCACAAAGCAAAAACTTGGAGGAGTTTGTGGGTTTAAATGAGAGGAGTCAGAAAAGCACGGGCTGTGGAatggctgggcacagcaggggcaAGCAGCGAGTGCTGAGAGGTTTGAAACAGGAATTGGAAAATCAAGGAGAGAGCAAAAGCAATCCTGAGGGGAGCTGGATCATCTTCTGAAGGCTGGGAATCAGCAGCACCTTTAACAAGGACAGAATCCACACTCCAGGAGGGTTTTTAACTCCTGCAACGAGCTCCAGGACTTCTGCAACCTCCTTTGGAAACTTCAATCCTGTCATCATTAAAAACAGATACGCTGGTTTTGGcaaacaaaatgttaaaatatttttctttaaatatgacaaaaaattaaaaatatgacagGAGGTTGCAGCTGCCTCCTCACCTTCTCCTTATTTGCCTGGTCTTGACAGCACAgactgggacagctctgctccagtTCCTGCCTCTGTTTTCAGTCTTGGGCAGCAAGATGAGAATAAAGATCAGAATAAATATCAGAATAAAGATGAGAATAAAGCAAAGGGttgcccacacagccactgTGTCCCAGGTCAGTGCTGTCACTGGGGCTCCTCATCCATCTGTGCCCCTGCACAGGAATGAATTCTATTGCTGGCCACACTCAGGAGTGCTGCAAACACAAAGTCCAAGcactcccaaaaatccccagaactaaattgaggaggaaaaaatcatACCCTGTAATTAAGATAAAGGAATGATGTCCCCTGACTTCAAATCTCAGCTCTGCACAATgctaaaatcagtattttatgGTCTGACTCTTAATTAGCCAGGGAAGGAACAATGACCCAGGAGGCAGGGGGTGAATTTACAGCAGTGGCAGCCTCTGCTAGCACAGACTTTCTGCTTCCACACAACATCTCTTATGCTAAAATATATCTCTACATATCCAAAACTCATTAATAACTAATCCAGAGAGGATGATAACAGAGAAGAGGTTCAAAGAGGGGattgaggagagcagagggggcTGAAGGGTCAAAGAGGGGattgaggagagcaggagggggcTGAAGGGTCAAAGAGGGGattgaggagagcaggagggcgCTGAAGGTCACTCTGCCCCTCTGCAATCGTTGAGCAGGGACACAAAACCCTCCTGTGAGCCAGGGAGCTCCTCAGCTCAGCATTGATTGCACCTGCGTCCTCCTCGGCACCGCCTGCAGGAACAAAACTGCAAAACACTCAGGGAACTTTCCAAGCAGCCACAAAAGTGTGAAATCAGCTGCAATCCCATTATTGCTGCCTGCAGAAgtggtgcaggagcagggacagatggAACCTTTTCATGACAACCCTGTTTCTTCTCGAGACGATATTCAGAGCAAACAAAACCTTAAACCTCAGCTTCTTCTTTTGTGCCAAACAGGAGAATGTGCTGTTCAGAAACACCTGACTACAGGTTATTATTAAACTCAAACATGTGTAAATAACCTTGTACACTtcaactgcaaagaaaaaaaatgaaagaaatggcaGAATAACTAGTTGTCACTTCTGTTTTCCATAATTAAATCATACAAGGTTACATGAATCATATTGGTTTTCCAAAtctattttgctttctaaatcAAGACAGTTCTGtttctgacagaaaatattctgtattgACACCCTGTAGTTTGACATCACTCAAAAGAGCTGGCTCACTTTACAAACTGCAGAATCTGGAAAAGGGAATCTCTCTAACCCCAAAGAgcatttaaatcccatttttcccttgtgGAGCAACATTTTGTTAATCCCAAATCATAACAAATAATCAGCTTCTCTCTGTTCTAGAAGTTATTTGCAAAAACAGCGCAGACAAAAGCCCAGAAGTTGGAATTTTTATAACCATAGGACACCATCttccacacacaaaaagaaTACAGCAGGAAACCCTTGGATAAAATTAGAAAGGCAGAAGTCAGACCTAACAGGTGGATAAAATTCAAGGGTTGGGTCTGGTTGTGGGGTTCTTTCTGTCCTTCTTGTCTGGAAAGCAGCAACACAGCACTGCAAGTACTGCAACAAACTGAGGAGCTTTGAGAATCAGCAGAATAATTGGGGccaatatccatccatccatcatccatccatccatccatccatcatccatcatccatccatcatccatcatcatccacccatcatccatcatccatccatccatccatccatcctgtACCCCATTATTGGGGAATAACCCCATACCCCATTTCTGGGGGATCACTCCCCTGTACCCCATTATTGGGGGATCACTTCCCGTACACCACGCCTGGGATAAGCCCTGCTTCTTCATGACttgaaaagacagaatttgTGGGATTTAGGTTTTTAGTGGAGATTTTAGAGGGAAAGTCGTGGTTTAATTGGAATCAGGTGGATTGCCTTGTGCCAGGGGAATGGAAAccatcctgagctgcagggtTCCTCTCGTTCAGCCCTCTGTGAGCTCGGGGTTCTGCAGCAATccctgcagcaattcctgcaaCAATCCCTGCAGCAATCCCTGCAGCAATTCCTGGAGAAATTCCTGTAACAATCCTGCAGCAATTCCTGTAAAAATTCCTGTAACAATCCcttcaggaattcctggagaaattcctgggaaaattccTGCAAGAATTCCGGCAGTAATTCCTGCACCAATTCCTCCGGTGTTGGGACATCCGGGACCCCCCAAAGAATTCGGGACCCCCCAaccgggccgggctgggccggggtCCAGCGTGTCCcccctcccggtgtcccccagAGCCCACCCGGACCCCCCATCCCCAGCGGGACCCTCCGCGGCTCCGTGCGCGGCAGTGCCAGGCGGCCGCTCATTAATGAGCCCGTTAATCACCGCTAGTGGGGTAATGAGGGGCTGCCCGGAGCCCGGCTGTCACCGAgcggggacggggacagggacagggggacagcggCTCGTGGGGCTCAGGGGACAGCAcgggggtggggacagcgggcagggggagctgcGGGCAGGGCGGGGAGTGCGGGATGCGGGGAGGGACGGAAGGAGGGAATGGGGCGGGATGCGGGGCGGGATGCGGGGCGGGATGCGGGGCGGGATTCGGGGCGGGATTTAGGGTCAGATGCAGAGTTAGGATGCAGGGTTGGTTATAGGGCGGTACCTGGCGGGgcgggatgcaggagggatACAGGGTGTGATGCAGGGTTagatgcagggctgggatgcaggcgggatgcagggctgggatgcaggcGGGATGCAGGGTTGGGATGCAGGCGGGATTCAGGGTTGGGATGCAGGCAGGATTCAGGGTTGGGATGCAGGCGGGGTTCAGGGTTGGTTACAGGAGCAGGTTCTCCCCCGCTGCCTTGCGGATCCCCACCCTGCGCACGGGCTGGGAGCGCAGGGACGGCTCCGGCCCGGGGCTGCTCGCGGGGGGGGCGGAGCTTTGGGCAGCCACCGAGTCGTGGGTCTGCAGCAGCGACTGGGACACACGGGCGGGCACCGCGGTGTTCTgcagggggacacgggacacccacgcgaccccacgcgaccccacgcGACCCCCACGTGACCCCACGCAAACCCACGCGACCCCCACGTGACCCCACGCGACACCCACGCAAACCCACGAGACCCCACGCGACACCCACGCGaccccacgcgaccccacgcgaccccacgcggaccccacgcgaccccacgcAAACCCACGCGACCCCCACGTGACCCCACGCGACCCCCACGGGACCCCACGCGACGCCCACGCGaccccacgcgaccccacgggaccccacgcgacccccacgcgaccccacgcgacccccacgtgaccccacgcgaccccacgcgacccccaggtgaccccacgcgaccccacgcAAACCCACGCGACCCCACGGGACCCCACGGGACCCCCAGGCAAACCCAGGTGACCCTACAAGACCGACCgacacgcgaccggcacgcgactggCACGTGTCCGGCACGCGACTGGCACGTGTCCGGCACGCGACTGGCACGTGTCCGGCACGCGACTGGCACGTGACCGGCACGCGActggcacgcgaccggcacgcgaccgccacgTGCCGGGGTcccgccgccccccccccccccccccggtcCGTTCGGTCCCGCAGGATCCGGGCCAGctccgccgccgctgcccgcgcCAGGCGCCCGATGTCCCGCAGGATCTCCGGCACCAGCGCCAGCTTGTCCCCGCGCACCGCCTCCAGCTGCCGCTCCTCCGGCCGCTCGTGcgcctggggacagcggggacagggcaGCGCTCCCCGCGGGCGGGTGACCGCgttcagctgctgctgcgggGCGCTGCAGAAGCGCAGCAGCTCCTCCACGGCCGCGTCGTGCCCGGGGCACTcgggctgggccggggccgcgcggggccgcagcggcagcagcgccaGCGCCGCGCACAGCGCCAGCACAGCGGCGGCGACACGGCCGCGACAGCGGCGACACGGCAGCGACAGCGGCGACACGGCCGCGACAGCGGCGACACGGCAGCGACAGCGGCACGGCGGCACCCGCGTGTGCGCGGCCACCCAGCGACCCTGTGCgcacctgggctcacctgtgctcacctgtacTCACCTGCACACTCCTGCAAACACCTCACTTCAGCAGTCAGAACTTAATCACCTGTGGCTTTACTTCAGTTTCCTCACGTGCCAAGCTCTTGTGAGGTTTctaatcccagattttttttgagttttataATCAtgaattagaaataattttatattattttctatcTTTCATAATGGTTTTATGTAATCATAGAAAATTCCCCAAAGTCTGTTTGTGCTCTTTATTTTAACAAGTGATCTCTCCATGTTTCAGTGAAAATTAGTAaagatcttttttcctttaattaagTCAGTAGTCAAGCAGCTCCTGTTCTCCAAGCCATGTGCTGAGTCAGACCTGaagtttcatttgttttgtcaGGTATTCCATTatcaaaaactgaaattctactGAGGCAGCTCTTGAGCACTGAACAACCTCTGGAAGTGCCAGGGGATGAATTCCAGCCTTTGTCCACAGAAATTCCCAATCATAGCCAGAAATGTGCACAGAATTCAAAACCAGTTTGCTTTgctaagagaaaatatttcatctttgaAGTCCTTCTctataaagaataaaatagacAAGAGATCTTCAAGAGTTTTTCTCTCGCTGGTTTGGCTGCTTGAAACTTCAGGACAACAATAATTCCCTGCTGCATGGGAGGAACCATCTGCTTATTATCCCCTTATTTCTTTTAGAAGTCCCACTTTTGTCTGGCAGAAACTGTTGCtgaaaaagagtgaaaataaaggaaagtgATACATATTTATCAGCCATTATCAGCTTAATCTCATGCCAAGCATTAAacttaaaatttttcattcaaCATCACAGGGGAATTCTCTTAGAAAACTCCATGATCCACATTTAGCAGGAAATGTTATTTCCTCTTTACCTTTTCCTGAAGATTAAATAGAATAAAGAATAGAATAGATAATTTCACTAGTGAAGAAACAACTGAGCAATaacaccatttaaaaaaaataaaccagtcaTGCTTTGTAAAACATGGCAGAGGTTTTTACCTGggaaaattcttcatttctgctGGTAGCTCAAGCAGCCAaacctttgctttgctttcatcACAGCCAATATTTCATTAACTCTGCTGACATCCTCTTATTTGCAGcttatttttctcagaaagtGAGTTATTTTAGGAAAGAACACCAATGAAAGTAATGTAAGAAACATCACAATAAATCTAATTTCCACATTTAACCCATTGCATCTTTGTGGGCTCGGGGTGG containing:
- the LOC117004442 gene encoding melanocortin receptor 3-like, producing the protein MLACSRVINENLSPAEVPRVQPQLKPVLVASQSCTERVRASCPTQNPAGQVRSGQKVLAGEKPVLQMDFPADPACPVSAEGATSLGCAGMRLQVLQLSLTKVLALQWPMLCSQGEPVLLNATDDFNDSVPNNRSGDGFCEQVFIKAEVFLTLGIISLLENILVILAVLKNGNLHSPMYFFLCSLAVADMLVSMSNALETVMIAILSNGYLVIDDRFIQHMDNVFDSMICISLVASICNLLAIAIDRYITIFYALRYHSIMTVKKALTLIVLIWVACIICGIIFIAYSESKTVIVCLITMFFTMLLLMASLYVHMFLFARLHVKRIAALPVEGVPPQRTCMKGAVTITILLGVFIVCWAPFFLHLILIIPIKCKKLNPDYCSPTDLLL